One Solanum lycopersicum chromosome 4, SLM_r2.1 DNA window includes the following coding sequences:
- the LOC138348103 gene encoding uncharacterized protein: protein MGLAGPSWIMGLVRNLVDNGTSRTLLDNGFSRTHLDNGNSRTLLDNGISRTLLDNGTSSTLLDNGTSRTLPDNAISRTLLDNGISRTFLDNGTSRTLLDNGINRTLLDNGTRRTLLDNGISRTLQDNGTSRTLLDNGTSRTLLNNGTSSTLLDNGTSSTLLNNGIRLLYHSVNTS, encoded by the coding sequence atgggattagcaggaccctcttggataatgggattagttAGGAACCTagtggataatgggactagcaggaccctcctggataatgggttTAGCAGGACCCACCTAGATAATGGgaatagcaggaccctcctggataatgggattagcaggaccctcctggataatgggactagcagtaccctcctggataatgggactagcaggaccctccctGATAATgcgattagcaggaccctcctagataatgggaTAAGCAGGACtttcctggataatgggactagtaggaccctcctggataatgggattaacaggaccctcctggataatgggactagaaGGACCCTCCttgataatgggattagcaggaccctccaggataatgggactagcaggaccctcctggataatgggactagcaggaccctcctaaataatgggactagcagcaccctcctggataatgggactagcagcaCCCTCCTGAATAATGGGATTAGATTACTTTATCATAGTGTTAACACTTCCTAG